One Methylosarcina fibrata AML-C10 DNA segment encodes these proteins:
- a CDS encoding dicarboxylate/amino acid:cation symporter: MKFSLNLQILFAVIASFILGIALQQMDPNAAFYKNFMFACEIIGNTFVDLLKMILIPLIFSSIAVGVAHLRSHGNKHRVWKTTLIFFLFTSSLAVLLGLGAANLFQVGKGLDIHLFDADMAHFQARQMTLPDFIVKFFHGLFINPFAAMANGDILAVVVFALFIGIALIVLEEKTPLCLNFLEEVLAITMLIVGWIMKIAPLGILALLTRLIAGQSLELLATLVQFIAVIIGTTLLHGLVVLPLILFVLTGVSPAFFFRGARESLITAFATSSSSATLPVTLRCAEHHLHVDKKIAGFVVSIGATINMDGTALYEAAAALFVAHLTGVELNLLQQLIVFITAMLAAIGAPGIPSAGMVTMIMVLQSVGLPAEAIAILLPIDRLLDAVRTMVNVEGDMIGSLVVQKLTRPE, encoded by the coding sequence ATGAAATTTTCACTCAATCTGCAAATTCTGTTCGCCGTAATTGCCAGCTTCATCCTGGGAATCGCCTTGCAGCAAATGGACCCCAACGCAGCGTTTTATAAGAATTTCATGTTCGCCTGCGAGATTATCGGCAACACTTTTGTCGATTTGCTGAAGATGATCCTGATTCCGTTGATCTTTTCTTCGATTGCGGTCGGCGTGGCGCATTTGCGCAGCCACGGCAACAAGCACCGGGTCTGGAAAACGACGCTGATCTTCTTTCTGTTCACGTCATCGCTGGCGGTTCTGCTCGGACTTGGCGCGGCCAACCTGTTCCAGGTCGGCAAAGGGCTGGACATTCATTTATTCGATGCCGACATGGCGCATTTTCAAGCCCGGCAAATGACGCTGCCGGATTTTATCGTCAAATTCTTCCATGGCTTGTTTATCAACCCCTTCGCCGCGATGGCCAACGGTGACATTCTCGCCGTGGTCGTCTTCGCGCTATTCATCGGCATTGCGCTGATCGTGCTGGAGGAAAAAACGCCGCTTTGCCTCAATTTTCTCGAGGAAGTCCTGGCAATTACGATGCTGATCGTCGGCTGGATCATGAAAATTGCCCCGTTGGGCATACTGGCTTTACTGACCCGTCTGATCGCCGGTCAGAGCTTGGAATTGCTGGCTACCCTCGTCCAATTCATTGCGGTCATCATCGGCACGACACTGCTTCATGGGCTTGTCGTGCTGCCTTTGATTCTGTTTGTTCTTACCGGCGTATCGCCGGCTTTCTTTTTCAGAGGAGCGAGAGAATCGTTGATTACGGCCTTTGCGACCAGTTCCAGTTCCGCGACGCTGCCCGTCACGTTGCGCTGCGCCGAACATCATTTACACGTCGATAAAAAAATTGCCGGCTTTGTCGTTTCGATCGGAGCAACCATCAACATGGACGGCACGGCGCTGTACGAAGCGGCGGCGGCCTTGTTTGTCGCCCACCTGACCGGCGTGGAACTCAACCTGTTGCAGCAGCTCATCGTGTTCATCACCGCCATGCTCGCCGCCATCGGCGCTCCCGGCATCCCCAGCGCGGGCATGGTGACCATGATCATGGTACTGCAATCGGTCGGTTTGCCGGCGGAAGCGATCGCCATTCTGTTACCGATCGACCGCCTGCTGGATGCCGTCCGCACCATGGTCAACGTCGAAGGCGACATGATCGGCAGCCTGGTCGTGCAAAAACTGACCAGGCCCGAATGA
- a CDS encoding RelA/SpoT domain-containing protein: MDKTNSIEHALSAYNDKKHELSLFMEGIARWFLTNPKFTGMELPIVHSVKMRLKDPDHLKAKLERKWKDDDPITPDNLFERVTDLAGVRVLHVYQDQFPKIHEEILRKVNGLKDWYLPEVPRAYTWDPESQRFFGDKGINVSIKESFYTSVHYLIRPRVDSPICCEVQIRTLFEEIWGEVDHALNYPEPSGNLPCREQLRVLAKLVGAGSRLVDSIFRSHEGNV, translated from the coding sequence ATGGACAAGACTAATTCAATTGAGCATGCCCTTTCGGCATATAACGATAAAAAACATGAGCTATCGCTTTTCATGGAAGGCATTGCAAGATGGTTTCTAACTAATCCAAAATTTACTGGAATGGAGTTACCGATAGTTCATTCTGTAAAAATGCGATTAAAGGACCCTGACCACCTTAAAGCAAAACTGGAGCGTAAGTGGAAAGATGATGATCCGATTACTCCAGATAATTTATTTGAAAGGGTGACTGATCTTGCTGGAGTTCGTGTCTTACATGTATATCAAGACCAATTTCCAAAGATTCATGAGGAAATATTACGGAAAGTTAATGGTTTAAAAGATTGGTATTTACCCGAAGTCCCACGTGCTTATACTTGGGACCCAGAATCGCAGCGTTTTTTTGGCGATAAAGGCATTAATGTCTCGATTAAAGAAAGCTTTTATACAAGCGTACATTATTTAATTCGACCCAGAGTAGATTCGCCAATATGTTGCGAAGTCCAAATACGCACGCTTTTTGAAGAGATTTGGGGCGAAGTTGACCACGCCCTAAACTATCCAGAACCATCAGGTAATCTACCTTGCAGAGAACAGCTACGAGTATTAGCAAAATTAGTTGGCGCTGGGAGCCGTTTAGTTGACTCTATATTTCGAAGTCATGAAGGAAATGTATAA
- a CDS encoding ParA family protein produces the protein MKAISIFNNKGGVGKTTLTFHLAHALAAIGHRTLIIDFDPQCNLTILGMDEEDLHQIWLEEDDFIEDFQNSRNKLAPNDFENLVSAPRSIHFHLKPTEDGVAEIGRLPPPYPLSTNLDLIPGRLTMHLYEEKIASRWSYVYQGDPLAVRTITKPRELAENYARQHGYQFVIMDTSPSLGTLNKVIISTTDGFVIPCMPDMFSLYGVRNIGNALSVWKKQFDTIFHLLSDEKRKSFPTNYVRLLGFTIYNAKKYSNSDTWDLATAHYNYALQIPDAIERFIKPEIRNHIESSVMAKPIGAKAIMHTHNTLPAMAQRYHLPMWEVPHFSQLDPGDRNTVMGNRAIYEATKGKYIEFANDLLTRMTSLD, from the coding sequence ATGAAAGCTATTTCAATATTTAATAATAAAGGTGGCGTTGGTAAGACGACCCTTACTTTTCATCTTGCACATGCACTCGCTGCAATTGGGCATCGAACGCTAATTATTGATTTTGATCCTCAGTGCAACCTAACAATCCTTGGTATGGATGAAGAGGATTTACACCAGATATGGCTGGAAGAAGATGATTTTATTGAAGATTTCCAAAATTCACGAAACAAATTAGCGCCGAACGATTTTGAAAATTTAGTATCTGCCCCTAGATCAATTCATTTCCATCTGAAACCAACAGAAGATGGAGTTGCCGAAATCGGCCGTCTACCCCCCCCCTACCCTTTGTCTACAAATCTGGACCTTATTCCTGGCAGGTTAACCATGCATTTGTATGAAGAAAAAATCGCTAGTCGGTGGAGCTATGTGTATCAGGGAGACCCCCTTGCCGTCAGGACAATTACAAAACCACGGGAATTGGCTGAAAATTATGCACGACAGCATGGATATCAATTCGTGATAATGGATACTTCTCCGAGTCTAGGCACACTGAATAAGGTAATAATTTCAACCACAGATGGCTTTGTAATTCCTTGTATGCCAGATATGTTCTCTCTTTATGGAGTTCGAAATATTGGAAATGCATTATCCGTATGGAAAAAACAATTCGATACAATATTTCACTTATTATCGGATGAGAAAAGAAAATCTTTTCCCACAAATTATGTTCGACTTTTAGGTTTCACTATATATAACGCAAAAAAATATTCTAATTCAGACACTTGGGATCTAGCCACCGCGCACTATAACTACGCGCTCCAAATACCTGACGCGATTGAGCGTTTCATTAAACCAGAAATTCGTAATCATATTGAAAGTTCTGTTATGGCGAAGCCAATTGGAGCTAAAGCTATTATGCACACACATAATACTCTCCCCGCCATGGCTCAGAGATATCATCTTCCAATGTGGGAAGTCCCACACTTCAGTCAGTTAGACCCCGGCGACCGAAATACAGTTATGGGAAATAGGGCAATCTACGAGGCAACGAAAGGCAAATACATAGAATTTGCAAATGATCTGTTAACTAGGATGACTTCTTTAGACTGA
- a CDS encoding NHL domain-containing protein, translated as MLMMILSFPVTGDEVGVFGPVQLIRGSGSPVAETHTVTVTNPAAAYRLLIVNGGPGGPVRSGAIAWNGQEVAGPSQFKKNLASLSIPVEALLVNTLSVTLQGKPGSGLTVALVRGNQSPVAEAGFDQTLAVGALARLDGSASTDADGDALSYRWRLLETPANSAAQFSDGFADSAPDRVVIDTRNSAPVAHAGEDQSAFVGASVRLDGSGSDDADGDALSYQWHLDEKPASSNAVLDDDRQPLARLDIDQPGHYVARLTVNDGQGDSAPDFIAIDTLNSAPVADAGEDRTVDAGTLVRLDGRLSHDVDGDAIDYVWSLLSKPEGSETDLQNADSVEPLLTPDVPGLYVSQLKVTDPDQASSTDTQVVTALAPPINHSPVIDSEPVTSAVAGQSYRYSVHATDPDGDPLSYRLNGAPEGMTINAAGVMDWMPSAAGLYPVIVSVIDGRGGDTSQSFTVDVIEPQDPSLPPDPEKVATKPDPTRIETLAERNAFLYSGDHPVQTGVDPKTIESRRIAIVRGSVFDNEDRPLPGVRITIKDHPEFGHTLTRSDGVFDLAVNGGGQLTLDYSREGYLPLQRTVSTPWQDYVHADDVVMIPLDVNATVIDLNNTSELYQVAQGSMEADSDGQRRAAVLFPQGTAANMILPDGSSQPLTSLTVRATEYTVGENGPKRMPGPLPPTSGYTYAVELSVDEAMAQGAVQVNFSKPLPVYVDNFLNFPVGQAVPAGWYDRSKAAWIASDNGRVIGILAIENEAATLDVDGDNLADTGSKLEDLGISEDEQRQLAKLYPSGKNLWRVPVTHFTSWDFNWPFGPPFGAIYPPAQDKSQESPADQHCDTCPGSQINPQARTVGEAVAISGTPYALHYQSRRSPGYQPARALDIPITGSNVPASIGSIDLTIDIAGRRFSQSFNASPNQTYRFVWNGLDAYNREVVGSVPATVTLAYRYQAVYYGIRSDFQQSFGQPGRTDSPMVSANRRAGTIAFSRTWQKMLSGNPPGAGSLGGWSLSHHHNYDMSARVLELGNGERMAADNQGLTIKRVAGGAGDSREGVPAVTAWLRYCSGIDIAADGSVFITEEENNYRVRKVNPDGVINTVAGNGIEGFGGDGGPATKANVSWPKDVAVAPDGSFYIADYLNNRIRKVDRNGIISTVAGNGLNGYAGDGGPAVQAQLFRPSGLALAPDGSLYIADTANNRIRKLDGNGIISTVAGSGLAGYGGDGGMANQAKLSNPNKIALGPDGSLYVADSNNQRIRKVGNDGVITTVAGNGQAGYEGDGGPATLAKLNSPSALTVGVDGSLYIADRSNFRIRKVGPDQVITTIAGNGQRGSSGDGGPTVQAQLYNPSDVALGPDGALFIANIRTTTPDPLNNTIRKLTSPFPGLGLGDLLIPSADASQVYHFDPHGKHLRTLDAVTRAVLFRFGYDAEGRLSTITDIDNDVTRIERDANGTVTAIVAPDGQRTELTVKPDGTLGAVTGPDGHRHEMTYLPKGLLESFSDPNQHASIFSYDSQGRLEKDMDAAGGGWTVDGSTRSAGYDSIMSTGENRILRFAVDYLSTGERLQVNTAADGTAQSRLFNPQDYLETGTAANGTVTTAQQGPDPRFGMQAPLGVSSTVKTPSGLSATVTQQRTVSLADANDPFSLTSLTDTISINGKASVLNYHAQTKTWTATSAENRIASVQIDGQGRPLRSTLADIEPVAYDYDDRGRLSAVRQGQGEAQRKTAYSYYDHTDAASGALTGYLESRTDALGRSEHFTYDAAGRIVSQILPDHRVLQYHYDANGNLTGIRPPERDEHLFNHNAVNLVERYTPPDAPGIAQTYTEYFYNKDKQPTRIQRPDSQTIDFVYQLQSGKLDAVHTQDGDIQYHYLSASGQLDSLTLPDGDSLAYRYDGSLVTGQIWTGTINGQVDFGYSSDFRIKSISLNQADSVAYSYDKDGLLTQAGLLTLTRKPQNGLLAGTVLGAVSDSISYNGFGETSDYQAIINDAPLIRWIYQRDKLGRITRKTETVGSLSHSLGYRYDDRGRLEQITDNDAVVAVYGYDSNGNRTQLNGQTVAVYDSQDRLTDFNGKHYVYTDNGELQSKTEHGQTTSYGYDVFGNLRHVDLSDGTRIDYVVDGQNRRIGKKVNGQLVQAWLYQSQLNPVAELDGDGQVITRFIYGDKGNVPSYLVKTDPATQAKTIYRLVSDHLGSPRFVVDTVTGAVVQELDYDVWGNLIRDSNPGFQPFGFAGGLYDPHTKLVRFGARDYDAETGRWTAKDPILFAGGDTNLYGYVLNDPVNIIDISGNCPWCYAVAAMALELYELQEVANEGIPGGGFCKIAKTPEKIYHYTSSKYANSIVENGLKPGISSNKIFTTPDGTMSGMQAQINLALPSNRGVPDALLEIDTRVLKQMGIDIPNPTQVYRDFNMPGGGQEVIFNSLIPPEAITRIR; from the coding sequence ATGCTGATGATGATCCTGTCTTTTCCGGTTACCGGGGACGAGGTCGGCGTGTTCGGTCCGGTCCAGTTGATTCGCGGTTCGGGTTCGCCGGTGGCCGAAACGCACACCGTAACCGTCACCAACCCGGCCGCCGCCTACCGTCTGCTGATTGTTAACGGCGGCCCAGGAGGCCCGGTCCGTTCCGGAGCGATCGCCTGGAACGGACAAGAGGTGGCCGGCCCGTCTCAATTCAAGAAGAACCTCGCCTCGCTGTCGATTCCGGTCGAGGCCTTATTGGTCAATACCTTGTCGGTAACGCTCCAGGGCAAGCCCGGAAGCGGACTCACCGTCGCGCTGGTGCGAGGCAACCAGTCGCCCGTTGCCGAGGCCGGATTCGATCAGACGCTGGCCGTCGGCGCTCTGGCCCGACTGGACGGCAGCGCGTCGACCGACGCCGACGGCGATGCCTTGAGCTACCGGTGGCGTCTTCTGGAAACGCCGGCAAACAGCGCGGCGCAATTCAGCGACGGCTTTGCCGACAGCGCACCGGACCGGGTCGTCATCGATACCCGAAATTCGGCGCCGGTCGCGCATGCCGGCGAAGATCAGAGCGCTTTCGTCGGCGCTTCCGTCCGACTGGACGGCAGCGGGTCCGACGATGCCGACGGCGATGCCTTGAGCTACCAATGGCATCTGGATGAAAAACCCGCGTCAAGCAATGCCGTTCTGGACGATGACAGGCAGCCACTCGCCCGCCTGGACATCGACCAGCCCGGCCATTACGTGGCCCGGCTGACGGTCAACGATGGGCAGGGGGACAGCGCGCCCGACTTCATCGCGATCGATACCCTCAACTCGGCCCCGGTCGCCGACGCCGGCGAGGACCGAACCGTGGACGCCGGCACTTTAGTGCGTCTGGACGGCCGTCTGTCGCACGACGTCGACGGCGATGCGATCGATTATGTCTGGTCGCTGCTGTCCAAGCCCGAAGGCAGCGAAACCGATCTGCAAAATGCCGATTCGGTCGAACCCTTGCTGACACCGGACGTTCCGGGCTTGTATGTCTCGCAGTTAAAAGTCACCGATCCGGATCAGGCCAGCTCGACGGACACCCAGGTGGTTACCGCCTTGGCGCCGCCAATTAATCATTCTCCGGTAATCGACTCGGAACCCGTAACGAGTGCGGTCGCAGGCCAATCTTACCGTTATAGCGTTCATGCCACGGATCCCGACGGAGATCCCTTAAGCTACCGATTAAACGGCGCACCGGAAGGGATGACTATCAATGCGGCCGGCGTGATGGACTGGATGCCGTCTGCTGCCGGACTTTATCCGGTGATCGTGAGCGTAATCGACGGCCGAGGCGGCGACACGAGTCAAAGCTTTACCGTCGACGTTATCGAACCGCAGGATCCAAGTCTTCCACCGGATCCGGAAAAAGTCGCGACGAAGCCGGACCCGACCCGGATTGAGACTCTCGCCGAGCGCAATGCCTTTCTCTACAGCGGTGATCACCCCGTTCAGACCGGGGTCGACCCGAAAACGATCGAATCCAGGCGTATCGCCATTGTGCGTGGTTCCGTGTTCGATAACGAAGACCGACCCTTACCGGGCGTTCGCATCACTATAAAAGATCACCCGGAATTCGGCCATACCCTGACCCGATCCGACGGCGTCTTCGATCTAGCCGTCAACGGTGGCGGCCAATTGACCCTCGACTACAGTAGGGAAGGCTATTTGCCGCTGCAACGAACCGTATCGACTCCCTGGCAGGATTACGTCCATGCCGACGACGTCGTGATGATTCCGCTGGACGTCAACGCCACCGTTATCGACCTTAACAATACGTCGGAATTGTATCAGGTCGCTCAAGGCAGTATGGAAGCCGACAGCGATGGCCAGCGGCGGGCCGCCGTGCTGTTTCCGCAGGGAACCGCGGCCAATATGATTTTGCCGGACGGCTCATCGCAGCCTCTGACGAGTCTGACCGTACGCGCGACCGAATACACCGTCGGCGAAAACGGTCCCAAACGCATGCCCGGCCCGTTGCCTCCGACATCGGGTTATACCTATGCGGTCGAACTCAGCGTGGATGAGGCGATGGCGCAGGGAGCAGTCCAGGTGAATTTCAGTAAGCCGTTGCCGGTGTATGTCGACAATTTTCTCAATTTTCCGGTAGGACAAGCCGTGCCGGCCGGCTGGTATGACCGCAGCAAAGCGGCCTGGATCGCCTCCGATAACGGCCGTGTCATCGGCATACTGGCTATCGAAAACGAAGCAGCCACCCTCGATGTTGACGGCGACAATCTGGCCGATACCGGAAGCAAACTGGAGGACTTGGGTATTTCCGAAGACGAGCAAAGGCAATTGGCAAAACTTTATCCTTCGGGAAAAAACCTCTGGCGCGTTCCGGTCACCCACTTCACCTCGTGGGATTTTAATTGGCCGTTCGGCCCGCCGTTCGGCGCAATTTACCCGCCGGCGCAGGATAAAAGCCAGGAATCCCCAGCCGATCAACATTGCGATACTTGCCCAGGCAGCCAAATCAATCCGCAAGCACGTACTGTCGGCGAAGCGGTTGCGATTTCCGGCACGCCTTATGCCTTGCATTATCAAAGCCGCCGCAGTCCGGGTTACCAACCGGCACGAGCGCTGGATATTCCAATTACCGGGAGTAACGTGCCGGCCTCTATAGGCAGCATTGACTTGACCATCGACATTGCCGGTCGCCGTTTCAGCCAAAGCTTCAACGCTTCGCCTAACCAAACCTACCGTTTTGTCTGGAACGGTCTGGACGCTTACAACCGGGAAGTAGTTGGCAGCGTGCCGGCGACAGTTACGCTCGCCTACCGCTATCAGGCGGTTTATTACGGCATTCGTTCCGACTTTCAACAAAGTTTTGGACAACCCGGTAGAACCGACAGCCCCATGGTTTCTGCTAACCGCAGAGCGGGGACTATCGCATTTAGCCGTACCTGGCAAAAGATGCTCTCCGGCAACCCACCGGGAGCTGGATCGCTCGGCGGCTGGAGCCTAAGCCATCATCACAATTACGATATGTCGGCGCGCGTGCTGGAATTGGGAAACGGCGAACGGATGGCGGCCGACAACCAGGGCTTAACGATTAAGCGCGTTGCGGGCGGGGCCGGCGACAGCCGCGAAGGCGTACCCGCAGTGACGGCATGGCTGAGGTACTGTAGTGGAATCGATATTGCCGCCGACGGCAGTGTTTTTATTACGGAAGAAGAAAATAATTATCGAGTTAGGAAAGTTAATCCCGATGGGGTGATTAATACCGTAGCCGGCAATGGAATTGAAGGTTTCGGAGGAGATGGAGGGCCGGCAACAAAGGCTAATGTATCTTGGCCAAAGGATGTCGCCGTTGCTCCGGACGGCAGTTTCTATATCGCAGATTATTTAAATAACCGCATTCGTAAAGTCGACCGGAACGGCATCATCAGCACAGTAGCCGGTAACGGATTAAATGGCTATGCCGGTGACGGCGGCCCAGCTGTACAGGCTCAATTGTTTCGTCCTTCGGGTCTTGCTCTAGCGCCTGATGGCAGTCTTTATATCGCTGACACGGCTAACAACCGTATCCGAAAATTAGACGGGAACGGCATCATCAGCACCGTCGCCGGTAGCGGTCTGGCCGGCTATGGCGGCGATGGCGGTATGGCGAATCAGGCCAAGCTCAGCAACCCTAATAAAATAGCCTTAGGGCCGGATGGCAGTCTATATGTTGCCGATTCCAACAATCAACGCATCCGCAAGGTTGGCAACGACGGCGTCATCACGACCGTGGCAGGCAACGGTCAGGCCGGCTATGAAGGCGACGGCGGGCCGGCAACTCTGGCCAAACTCAATTCTCCGTCCGCATTAACGGTAGGAGTTGACGGCAGTCTATACATTGCCGACAGAAGTAACTTCCGCATACGCAAAGTCGGCCCGGATCAAGTTATAACAACCATTGCCGGCAACGGCCAACGAGGCTCATCAGGCGACGGCGGCCCGACGGTTCAGGCGCAATTATATAATCCCAGCGATGTTGCATTAGGTCCCGACGGCGCTCTTTTTATCGCCAATATTCGTACTACCACACCTGATCCGCTTAATAACACCATTCGTAAACTGACGTCTCCTTTTCCAGGACTCGGTTTGGGCGACCTCCTCATCCCCTCTGCCGACGCCAGCCAGGTCTATCACTTTGACCCGCACGGCAAGCACCTGCGTACACTGGATGCCGTTACCCGCGCCGTGCTCTTCCGTTTCGGCTACGATGCCGAAGGGCGCCTGAGCACAATTACCGATATCGACAACGATGTCACCCGTATCGAACGCGACGCCAACGGCACCGTCACGGCTATCGTTGCGCCCGACGGGCAGCGCACCGAACTTACCGTCAAGCCGGACGGTACTCTCGGCGCTGTTACAGGCCCGGACGGGCATCGACATGAAATGACTTACTTGCCGAAAGGCTTGCTTGAATCTTTTAGCGACCCAAACCAGCATGCCAGCATTTTCAGTTACGACAGCCAGGGCCGCCTTGAAAAAGACATGGATGCGGCCGGCGGAGGCTGGACAGTCGACGGCTCAACTCGCAGCGCCGGCTATGACAGCATCATGAGCACCGGCGAAAACCGGATTCTCCGCTTTGCAGTAGACTATTTGTCGACTGGTGAGCGACTGCAGGTCAATACCGCTGCCGACGGCACTGCCCAAAGTCGATTGTTTAATCCACAAGACTATCTTGAAACCGGCACTGCCGCGAACGGCACTGTCACCACCGCGCAGCAAGGCCCCGACCCGCGTTTCGGCATGCAGGCCCCTCTGGGTGTTTCCAGCACCGTAAAAACGCCGTCCGGCCTGAGCGCCACGGTCACCCAACAGCGTACGGTGTCCTTGGCCGATGCCAACGACCCGTTCAGCTTGACTTCGTTGACCGACACGATCAGTATCAACGGCAAGGCGTCCGTATTAAATTACCACGCTCAGACTAAAACCTGGACGGCGACCAGCGCCGAAAATCGCATCGCCTCCGTCCAAATCGACGGACAAGGAAGGCCACTGCGGTCGACTCTGGCCGATATCGAACCGGTGGCCTATGACTACGACGACAGAGGCCGGTTGAGTGCCGTCCGCCAGGGCCAAGGCGAGGCACAGCGCAAGACGGCATATAGCTACTACGATCATACCGATGCCGCCTCCGGCGCCCTGACAGGCTATCTCGAAAGCCGTACCGACGCTCTAGGCCGGAGCGAGCATTTTACTTACGACGCCGCAGGACGTATTGTCAGCCAAATACTGCCGGACCATCGCGTCCTTCAATATCACTACGACGCCAACGGCAACCTGACCGGCATCCGTCCTCCCGAGCGCGACGAACATCTTTTCAATCACAATGCCGTCAATCTGGTTGAACGCTACACCCCGCCCGATGCGCCCGGCATCGCCCAAACGTACACGGAGTATTTTTACAACAAAGACAAACAGCCGACCCGGATTCAGCGTCCCGATAGCCAGACGATCGATTTCGTTTATCAGCTGCAAAGCGGAAAGCTAGACGCGGTTCATACCCAAGACGGCGATATCCAGTACCACTATCTGTCCGCCAGTGGACAACTGGACAGCCTCACCTTACCGGACGGCGACAGCCTGGCCTACCGCTACGACGGCAGCCTCGTCACCGGGCAAATCTGGACTGGCACTATCAACGGGCAAGTCGATTTCGGTTACAGCTCGGATTTTCGCATCAAAAGCATCAGCCTGAATCAAGCCGATTCCGTGGCTTACAGTTACGACAAGGACGGCTTGCTCACTCAAGCCGGGCTGCTTACTTTAACCCGCAAGCCTCAAAACGGTCTGCTCGCTGGAACCGTTCTGGGAGCCGTCAGTGACAGCATCAGCTATAACGGCTTTGGCGAAACTTCCGATTATCAGGCAATAATCAATGACGCTCCTTTGATACGTTGGATCTACCAGCGCGACAAGCTGGGCCGGATTACTCGGAAAACCGAAACCGTAGGTTCCTTGTCGCACAGTCTCGGCTACCGCTACGACGACCGCGGACGCCTGGAACAAATCACGGACAACGATGCAGTCGTCGCCGTCTACGGCTACGACTCTAACGGCAACAGGACTCAGCTCAATGGCCAAACCGTTGCGGTTTACGACAGCCAGGACCGCCTGACCGATTTCAACGGGAAACATTACGTCTACACCGATAACGGCGAGCTTCAAAGCAAAACCGAACACGGCCAAACGACGAGCTACGGCTACGATGTCTTCGGCAACCTTCGGCACGTGGATTTATCCGACGGCACACGGATCGATTACGTCGTCGACGGCCAAAACCGCAGGATCGGCAAGAAAGTCAACGGCCAACTGGTGCAGGCCTGGCTCTATCAAAGCCAACTGAATCCAGTCGCCGAACTCGACGGCGACGGCCAGGTAATCACACGCTTCATCTATGGCGATAAAGGCAATGTGCCTTCGTATTTGGTCAAAACCGATCCCGCCACGCAGGCGAAAACCATTTACCGCCTGGTTTCGGATCATCTGGGCAGCCCGAGGTTCGTTGTCGACACCGTCACCGGCGCCGTTGTACAGGAGCTCGACTACGACGTCTGGGGCAACCTTATCCGCGATTCCAACCCCGGCTTTCAACCGTTCGGCTTCGCCGGCGGACTGTACGATCCCCATACCAAACTTGTCCGGTTCGGCGCGCGTGACTATGATGCGGAAACAGGACGATGGACCGCCAAGGATCCTATACTATTTGCCGGCGGCGACACGAACCTGTATGGGTATGTGTTGAATGATCCGGTGAATATTATTGATATTTCAGGTAATTGCCCATGGTGTTACGCAGTAGCCGCAATGGCTTTAGAATTATATGAACTGCAAGAAGTAGCAAATGAGGGCATACCAGGAGGCGGCTTTTGTAAAATTGCAAAGACTCCAGAAAAAATCTATCACTATACATCGAGTAAATATGCAAATAGCATTGTTGAAAATGGTTTAAAGCCAGGTATCTCGTCAAATAAGATATTTACCACCCCAGACGGGACAATGAGCGGAATGCAAGCTCAAATTAATTTGGCTCTACCTTCGAACCGAGGTGTCCCTGATGCCCTCTTAGAGATTGATACACGAGTACTCAAACAGATGGGGATTGATATTCCCAATCCAACTCAAGTTTATAGGGATTTCAATATGCCTGGAGGCGGACAGGAAGTCATATTTAATTCTTTGATTCCCCCTGAGGCAATTACGAGGATCAGATAA